Proteins encoded within one genomic window of Synergistaceae bacterium DZ-S4:
- the hisD gene encoding histidinol dehydrogenase gives MKVIKKAKPRTNEDNQQLIDNVSAIIKNVRLNGDKALVEYNIRFDQNQRRNLRISRAEIEAAYNLISEQELADMRKAAEHIKAFAEAQKATMRELECFETNPGIYLGHRIIPVDSCCCYVPGGSYPLYSTALMLTIPAKVAGVRRIAACSPSVKESESIDPKTLVAMDIGGADEIYAVGGAQAIAAFTYGTGQIAPVSLVVGPGNQYVTEAKRQCYGKIGIDFVAGPSEVLVMAEEGAGADPRIVAADLLAQAEHDPLAKGILVTTDEALGKAVISSVEKQLAALPTANIASRSWEDYGEVLLADSLCEAIDITNSYAPEHLEVIVNEPKEAVLSLTNYGSLFIGQYTAEVFGDYASGTNHTLPTLKAARYTGGVWVGTFLKVCTHQSMTKQAMLEISSLVSNMARGEGLIAHARAAEIRKEIYGQN, from the coding sequence ATGAAAGTCATCAAGAAAGCAAAACCGCGTACCAATGAAGATAATCAGCAGCTTATAGATAATGTGTCGGCTATTATAAAAAATGTAAGGCTCAATGGTGATAAGGCATTGGTTGAATATAATATTCGATTCGACCAGAATCAGCGACGTAACTTAAGAATTAGCCGTGCAGAGATCGAGGCTGCCTATAATCTGATAAGTGAACAGGAATTAGCCGATATGAGGAAAGCCGCGGAACATATCAAAGCATTTGCAGAAGCGCAGAAAGCCACAATGCGCGAACTGGAGTGTTTTGAGACAAATCCGGGGATTTATCTTGGACATAGGATCATTCCGGTCGATTCGTGCTGTTGTTATGTCCCAGGCGGGAGTTATCCGCTCTATTCGACCGCCCTTATGCTGACCATCCCGGCTAAAGTCGCCGGGGTCAGGCGAATAGCTGCATGTTCCCCCTCAGTTAAAGAAAGTGAAAGTATTGATCCAAAAACACTGGTTGCAATGGATATCGGAGGCGCGGACGAAATATATGCAGTAGGCGGTGCCCAGGCAATAGCTGCATTCACATATGGCACAGGACAGATCGCTCCCGTAAGCCTGGTAGTCGGTCCCGGAAATCAATATGTAACAGAAGCCAAACGCCAGTGTTACGGCAAGATCGGGATAGATTTTGTGGCAGGACCAAGCGAAGTTCTTGTAATGGCTGAAGAAGGCGCAGGTGCGGATCCGCGCATAGTCGCAGCTGATTTGTTGGCACAGGCAGAACATGACCCTCTGGCAAAGGGAATACTTGTGACCACTGACGAAGCACTTGGAAAAGCAGTTATTTCATCAGTTGAAAAACAGTTGGCAGCACTTCCTACAGCAAACATAGCATCAAGATCGTGGGAGGATTATGGAGAGGTGTTGCTTGCAGACAGTCTTTGCGAGGCAATAGACATTACCAACAGTTATGCTCCTGAACATTTAGAGGTCATCGTTAATGAACCCAAAGAAGCAGTCCTCAGTCTGACCAATTACGGTTCGCTTTTCATAGGTCAATATACTGCCGAGGTGTTCGGCGATTATGCATCGGGAACGAACCATACACTGCCGACGCTGAAAGCAGCCCGTTATACCGGCGGAGTATGGGTCGGCACATTCCTCAAAGTTTGTACTCATCAGAGTATGACAAAACAGGCTATGCTCGAAATAAGCAGTCTTGTTTCAAATATGGCCCGCGGCGAAGGGCTTATTGCTCACGCAAGGGCTGCGGAGATAAGAAAAGAAATATACGGTCAAAATTAG
- a CDS encoding class I SAM-dependent methyltransferase produces MTMEEITIHEIDFALINEFFTELERQGPGSAEETVRALSFIGNISNKTKIADLGCGTGFQTMVLAQNTEATITALDLFAGSIDKLNAKAERHGLQDRVKGIVGSMDDLQFGDEEFDIIWSEGAIGNIGFEKGLAHWKRFLKKDGYVAVTYESWFTDDRPAEIEKWWTEAVPEISTIAHNISIMQKTGYIPVAAFVLPETCWTDNYFIPQKARQEEFLKKHPGNKTAENMVEFLRREAELYSKYKQFYGYVFYIAQKIGNWGNWDL; encoded by the coding sequence ATGACAATGGAAGAAATAACGATCCACGAAATTGATTTTGCTCTCATCAATGAATTTTTCACGGAGCTTGAACGACAGGGACCCGGCAGTGCAGAAGAGACTGTCAGGGCGTTAAGTTTTATCGGAAATATTTCAAACAAAACGAAAATTGCCGATCTGGGCTGCGGCACAGGCTTTCAGACAATGGTGCTGGCACAGAACACAGAAGCGACGATCACAGCCCTCGACCTTTTCGCCGGTTCGATCGACAAACTCAACGCAAAAGCCGAAAGGCACGGTTTGCAGGACCGGGTCAAGGGCATTGTCGGCTCAATGGATGATCTGCAGTTCGGCGATGAAGAATTCGACATCATATGGTCTGAGGGTGCGATTGGCAATATCGGTTTTGAAAAAGGGTTGGCTCACTGGAAGCGCTTCCTCAAAAAAGATGGTTACGTTGCCGTGACGTACGAGTCATGGTTCACAGACGATCGCCCCGCGGAGATCGAGAAATGGTGGACAGAAGCAGTCCCTGAGATCAGCACCATAGCACACAATATTTCCATCATGCAAAAGACAGGCTATATTCCGGTCGCCGCATTCGTACTGCCTGAAACCTGCTGGACAGACAATTATTTTATCCCGCAAAAAGCAAGGCAGGAGGAATTCCTGAAAAAACACCCCGGGAATAAGACCGCAGAGAATATGGTCGAATTCCTGAGAAGAGAGGCAGAGCTCTACTCAAAATACAAGCAATTTTATGGGTATGTCTTCTATATTGCCCAAAAAATTGGCAATTGGGGCAATTGGGATTTATAG
- a CDS encoding DEAD/DEAH box helicase, protein MTQETKKFADFDLRPELLRALERKGFETPMPVQVCVLEDETLIDSDIIVQAKTGSGKTLAFALPLINSMDPKTREPQIIVLSPTRELAQQTAREFAWLGSECGVRVATLVGGLDMERQIRSLRDGANVVVGTPGRVLDHVRRGTFKTSSIHSIVLDEGDHMLDMGFHDEMEAILQSMDNVERTWLFSATMPPEVMSLARQYLNAPKKISLVTDITSHEDISQKAYIIPSRRRFEGLTNVLIWEAPSRALLFCGTRAETQDIADKLCDIGFKATPIHGDMSQRERNSALGALRGGRVNILVATDVAARGLDIDAVSHVIQFGLPQNLESFVHRSGRTGRAGHEGSNMLLLTAREAKQFRFMASNAGSKMKMEWIPAPDALEIEGQARIRFEKTLLEHALESDEFQSWAEELLTRDEAMMLVSGLLAKAYGDQPAGYSIRTDVEAEMNREKSRNDKGRQGTSASSGRTSDGRKDRSARPVMGGGLMVQFSEGRDDGWEVGALLGLMCRCIGVGREDVGNIKLRDNSASIELSAKGAALFEARKERLEREGLNVTSVRKIEPRPHDQPDHRDGGKGRPESRAPHRDRRPSGTRERDTDRPKRRRIVK, encoded by the coding sequence ATGACACAGGAAACAAAAAAATTCGCAGATTTCGATCTGCGGCCGGAACTTCTGCGCGCTCTGGAACGTAAGGGCTTCGAAACACCGATGCCGGTCCAGGTCTGCGTACTGGAAGACGAGACGCTCATCGACAGCGACATAATCGTCCAGGCAAAGACGGGTTCGGGAAAGACCCTTGCCTTCGCACTTCCCCTGATCAATTCGATGGACCCAAAGACCAGGGAGCCGCAGATAATAGTCCTCTCGCCCACCCGTGAACTCGCACAGCAGACGGCCCGTGAATTTGCATGGCTCGGATCGGAGTGCGGAGTAAGGGTGGCGACACTTGTCGGCGGCCTTGACATGGAGAGACAGATCCGCTCGCTCAGGGACGGGGCCAACGTGGTAGTCGGAACACCCGGCAGGGTGCTCGACCATGTACGCAGGGGAACATTCAAGACATCATCGATCCACAGCATAGTGCTTGACGAGGGAGATCATATGCTTGACATGGGCTTCCACGACGAAATGGAGGCTATCCTCCAGTCAATGGACAATGTCGAAAGGACATGGCTCTTCTCCGCGACGATGCCGCCCGAGGTGATGAGCCTCGCAAGACAGTACCTGAACGCACCAAAGAAGATCTCGCTCGTCACCGACATAACGTCCCACGAGGACATCAGCCAGAAAGCCTACATAATCCCCTCCCGGAGGAGGTTTGAAGGGCTTACCAACGTCCTGATATGGGAAGCTCCGAGCAGAGCGCTTCTCTTCTGCGGCACCAGGGCGGAGACTCAGGACATCGCGGACAAACTTTGCGACATAGGCTTCAAAGCCACACCCATCCACGGTGATATGAGCCAGCGGGAGAGAAACTCGGCTCTTGGAGCTCTTCGAGGAGGCCGTGTCAATATTCTCGTAGCAACTGACGTAGCTGCAAGGGGCCTCGACATCGATGCCGTAAGCCACGTCATCCAGTTCGGTCTGCCCCAGAACCTTGAGTCCTTTGTTCACAGGAGCGGAAGGACGGGGCGGGCCGGACATGAGGGAAGCAATATGCTCCTGCTCACAGCACGCGAGGCAAAACAGTTCAGATTCATGGCTTCCAATGCCGGATCGAAAATGAAGATGGAATGGATACCGGCACCTGACGCTCTCGAGATAGAGGGACAGGCCAGGATCCGTTTTGAGAAGACACTCCTCGAACATGCCCTCGAATCGGACGAATTCCAGTCATGGGCTGAGGAACTCCTTACCCGTGACGAAGCCATGATGCTCGTCTCAGGGCTGCTTGCCAAGGCATACGGGGACCAACCTGCCGGATATTCGATCAGGACTGACGTAGAGGCTGAGATGAACAGGGAAAAGTCAAGGAACGACAAAGGCCGCCAGGGAACAAGCGCCTCATCCGGCAGAACTTCGGACGGCAGGAAAGACAGGAGCGCAAGGCCCGTTATGGGAGGAGGACTTATGGTACAGTTCTCTGAAGGCCGCGACGACGGATGGGAAGTAGGAGCACTTCTCGGACTCATGTGCCGCTGCATAGGGGTCGGAAGGGAAGACGTAGGCAACATTAAGCTGCGCGACAACAGTGCATCGATCGAACTTTCAGCAAAAGGCGCCGCTCTTTTTGAAGCAAGGAAGGAGCGGCTCGAGAGGGAAGGGCTCAACGTTACTTCTGTCAGGAAGATAGAGCCCCGTCCCCATGATCAGCCCGACCACAGGGACGGCGGCAAGGGCAGGCCAGAAAGCAGGGCACCCCACCGCGACCGCAGGCCTTCCGGCACCAGGGAAAGAGATACCGACCGTCCTAAGAGAAGGCGCATAGTCAAATAA
- a CDS encoding 2-oxoacid:acceptor oxidoreductase family protein, whose amino-acid sequence MENRKKRTLEVRWHGRGGQGAKSASAILAEVLFEEGKHVQAFPEYGAERQGAPMRAYNRVSDTPIRRRCSVENPNIVVIVDPTMVVSSNPCEGCVSDAVYVVNTPEDAQVLRSRMNLSSDARVLVVDATKITLEELGQNRPNAPLLGALSHLFTDVSAETFADHFTRKMKQLPAPVLEANRRAILRGREEAVLA is encoded by the coding sequence ATGGAAAACAGAAAGAAGAGAACACTTGAGGTTAGATGGCATGGACGCGGCGGACAGGGCGCAAAGAGCGCGTCGGCAATACTCGCAGAGGTCCTTTTTGAAGAGGGCAAGCATGTTCAGGCGTTTCCTGAGTACGGTGCAGAACGTCAGGGCGCTCCGATGAGAGCGTACAACAGGGTGTCGGATACTCCCATCCGCCGCCGCTGCAGCGTAGAAAATCCAAACATAGTCGTCATAGTCGACCCCACTATGGTGGTGAGCTCGAACCCGTGCGAGGGCTGTGTGTCCGATGCCGTCTATGTCGTAAACACACCGGAGGACGCTCAGGTGCTCCGCAGTAGGATGAACCTTTCGTCGGATGCCAGGGTCCTTGTTGTCGACGCAACGAAGATAACGCTTGAGGAGCTGGGACAGAACAGACCGAACGCGCCTCTTCTCGGAGCACTCTCACACCTCTTCACAGACGTTTCAGCAGAAACTTTTGCCGACCACTTTACAAGAAAAATGAAGCAGCTTCCCGCCCCTGTGCTTGAAGCCAACCGCAGAGCTATCCTCCGCGGCCGCGAGGAGGCAGTATTGGCATGA
- the budA gene encoding acetolactate decarboxylase, which translates to MKKIVLISCSVLLIAASQFAASADPKPDNEVLYQGSTIEALLAGNYEGVASVEKIKSQGDVGLGTFTGLDGEMIILDGVVYKAAKTGKVTVENDNVQSPFYTVTSFEADITKKIEPCRMGLDQLRTKLDELRKRDDLPYAVVTKGKFRSIKVRSVGPYQLPFPLLSDALKEQSVFEYHGISGRLVGFWMPAYMGNTNAAGYHLHFLSDDCQKGGHVLDLTLKEAEIIMDETPILHIEIAPYPTKPLEKPDSYKS; encoded by the coding sequence ATGAAAAAAATTGTATTGATATCATGCTCTGTTCTGCTCATAGCTGCATCTCAGTTTGCTGCATCAGCGGACCCAAAGCCTGACAATGAGGTTCTTTATCAGGGGTCAACAATAGAAGCGCTTTTAGCCGGGAATTATGAGGGCGTCGCTTCTGTTGAAAAAATAAAATCTCAGGGAGACGTTGGCCTGGGGACATTTACCGGACTTGACGGAGAGATGATCATACTGGATGGTGTGGTATATAAGGCTGCTAAGACAGGAAAAGTAACTGTCGAAAACGACAATGTACAAAGTCCGTTTTACACAGTTACGTCTTTTGAGGCAGATATAACTAAGAAAATTGAACCTTGCAGAATGGGCCTTGATCAATTGAGAACAAAACTGGATGAACTTCGAAAAAGGGATGATTTACCGTATGCGGTCGTTACCAAAGGGAAATTTCGATCAATAAAAGTACGCAGTGTCGGCCCATATCAGCTGCCGTTCCCACTTCTTTCCGATGCGCTGAAGGAACAGAGCGTATTTGAATACCACGGAATATCCGGAAGGCTGGTGGGGTTTTGGATGCCCGCATACATGGGCAATACAAATGCTGCAGGCTACCATTTGCACTTTCTTTCAGACGACTGCCAAAAAGGCGGACATGTGCTTGATCTAACTTTAAAAGAGGCTGAAATCATTATGGATGAAACGCCTATCCTTCACATCGAAATTGCCCCGTATCCGACAAAACCCTTAGAAAAACCGGACAGCTATAAGTCATAA
- a CDS encoding 4Fe-4S binding protein: protein MSKPKCWQDVPPGTISWGASARDVETGLWRSMRPVLDRNKCISCLKCWLQCPDASIETNGEGKVNGINMFFCKGCGVCAQVCPVGAISMHQEADFSNECREHGEDPGRVADHVK, encoded by the coding sequence ATGAGCAAGCCGAAGTGCTGGCAGGACGTCCCCCCCGGAACGATATCATGGGGCGCGTCAGCCAGGGATGTCGAGACAGGTTTGTGGAGGAGCATGCGCCCCGTCCTTGACCGGAACAAGTGCATATCATGCCTGAAATGCTGGCTGCAGTGTCCCGATGCCTCGATAGAGACGAACGGAGAAGGAAAAGTGAACGGAATAAACATGTTTTTCTGCAAGGGGTGCGGGGTATGTGCCCAGGTATGCCCCGTAGGAGCAATATCAATGCATCAGGAAGCAGATTTCAGCAACGAGTGCAGGGAACACGGGGAAGATCCGGGGAGAGTGGCAGACCATGTTAAATAA
- a CDS encoding homoserine dehydrogenase: MIHNIALAGCGNVGTALLEILREKRTELSEKYGFNFRVTLITDLMKGTVLDPEGLDLEKVVGSLKEGKGLASFPKGQGTFGELLEKSRATMLAEATPTDLKTGEPGLSHIRAALSRGIHVTTTNKGPVSVAFDELSTLAKSCGAKFRYEGVVMSGTPLLQMLRSGMAGCTVLKLEGILNGTTNFILTKMSDEGSSYAEALEEATSLGYAESDPSGDVQGWDAAGKVSILAKIIFGKDIPVSEVERQGITCVTPEKIKEAFDSGYAVKLIAGLNWVNGMLYAYVTPKEIPFSHPLASIKGATNAVSITSDNLGEVTLIGPGAGRRETGQALLVDLIAMCRD, translated from the coding sequence ATGATACACAACATAGCGTTGGCAGGATGCGGCAACGTAGGGACCGCGCTCCTTGAGATCCTGCGTGAAAAACGTACAGAACTGTCGGAAAAATATGGATTTAATTTCAGAGTTACGCTGATAACCGACCTCATGAAGGGTACTGTCCTCGACCCCGAAGGGCTTGACCTGGAAAAAGTCGTCGGAAGCCTTAAGGAGGGGAAGGGACTCGCTTCATTCCCAAAAGGACAGGGCACTTTCGGAGAACTGCTCGAGAAGTCGCGCGCAACAATGCTGGCGGAAGCCACCCCGACAGATCTGAAGACAGGAGAGCCCGGTCTGTCCCACATCAGGGCAGCCCTCTCAAGAGGAATACATGTCACGACCACCAACAAGGGCCCAGTGTCGGTAGCTTTTGATGAACTCAGCACACTCGCAAAGAGCTGCGGTGCAAAATTCAGGTACGAGGGGGTCGTGATGAGCGGAACACCGCTCCTCCAGATGCTCCGTTCGGGAATGGCCGGATGTACCGTTTTGAAACTCGAAGGAATATTAAACGGGACTACCAACTTTATACTGACGAAAATGAGCGACGAAGGTTCATCATACGCTGAAGCCCTTGAGGAGGCAACTTCCCTGGGCTATGCCGAATCTGATCCCTCAGGTGACGTACAGGGCTGGGACGCAGCCGGCAAGGTCTCCATCCTTGCAAAGATCATCTTCGGCAAGGACATCCCTGTATCAGAGGTGGAAAGGCAGGGAATAACCTGCGTCACCCCGGAAAAGATCAAAGAGGCATTTGACAGCGGCTACGCAGTAAAACTGATCGCCGGACTGAACTGGGTAAACGGGATGCTTTACGCATATGTGACACCAAAGGAGATCCCGTTTTCACATCCTCTTGCTTCCATCAAGGGAGCAACGAACGCCGTTTCGATCACTAGCGACAACCTGGGAGAGGTGACCCTCATCGGGCCGGGTGCGGGAAGGCGTGAGACCGGACAGGCGCTTCTCGTCGACCTGATCGCGATGTGCAGGGACTGA
- a CDS encoding sodium:alanine symporter family protein: MEAIWKINGVINGIVWGPWMLTLLVGTGVWFTLVLGFPQVRYFGLMIREVFGRLREKSSEEGSISSFAAMATALAATVGTGNIAGVATALHLGGPGALVWMLISAIFGMTTKFCEVTLAVRFREKDEEGQFRGGTMYILEKGLGMKWLAVLFALFAFLASFGIGNMVQANSTAEGISMAFGIPHIYTAIALAILTGLVVWGGLTSIATVTVYLVPFMAIFYIIGAFAVIFQHMDAIPAAISMAFQGAFGDPMALPGAISGWAVKTAITRGIARGVFSNEAGLGSAPMVHCTAKVDHPVRQGLYGLFEVFMDTIVICTLTATSILTTGVLTSQPELTGAQLSLSAFSITLGGAGTVILSLGLSLFAFSTILGWYWYGETALVYLCGPGMIKPFKIAWIVLVVLGGWGGAGILTNLWDLSDTLNGLMAIPNLIGLLLLTKELRRLTADFDAKIKSGELRK, encoded by the coding sequence GTGGAAGCTATATGGAAAATCAACGGTGTGATCAATGGGATCGTCTGGGGCCCATGGATGCTCACCCTCTTGGTAGGTACGGGCGTCTGGTTCACTTTGGTTCTTGGTTTTCCCCAGGTAAGATATTTTGGTCTCATGATCAGAGAAGTCTTCGGCAGGCTCAGGGAAAAGAGCTCTGAGGAAGGAAGCATCTCATCTTTTGCCGCAATGGCTACCGCACTTGCCGCAACAGTGGGGACCGGTAACATCGCAGGCGTCGCTACGGCGCTCCACCTCGGAGGCCCCGGAGCTCTTGTATGGATGCTTATATCCGCTATATTCGGCATGACGACGAAATTCTGTGAAGTTACGCTGGCGGTCAGGTTCCGTGAAAAGGATGAAGAGGGACAGTTCAGGGGCGGCACGATGTACATCCTTGAGAAGGGACTTGGAATGAAGTGGCTTGCAGTACTCTTCGCCCTCTTCGCGTTCCTTGCCTCCTTCGGCATAGGAAACATGGTCCAGGCCAACTCGACAGCCGAAGGAATTTCTATGGCATTCGGCATCCCGCATATATACACTGCGATCGCCCTGGCAATACTCACCGGCCTTGTCGTATGGGGCGGACTTACAAGTATCGCGACTGTTACGGTCTACCTCGTTCCCTTCATGGCCATCTTCTACATAATCGGCGCATTTGCCGTTATTTTCCAACATATGGATGCGATCCCCGCAGCAATATCAATGGCTTTCCAGGGAGCTTTCGGAGACCCGATGGCTCTCCCGGGAGCGATATCCGGTTGGGCAGTCAAGACGGCGATCACACGCGGTATAGCACGCGGAGTCTTTTCAAATGAGGCAGGCCTTGGCTCTGCTCCTATGGTCCACTGCACTGCTAAAGTAGACCATCCCGTGCGCCAGGGACTCTACGGTCTCTTCGAAGTTTTCATGGATACTATAGTTATATGCACACTTACAGCGACATCGATACTTACGACGGGCGTTCTGACCAGTCAGCCCGAACTGACCGGAGCCCAGCTCTCCCTCTCCGCTTTCTCAATTACCCTCGGAGGAGCTGGCACGGTTATACTTTCGCTGGGGCTCTCTCTGTTTGCCTTCTCAACGATACTCGGATGGTACTGGTACGGAGAGACCGCGCTTGTCTATCTGTGCGGTCCCGGAATGATCAAGCCGTTTAAAATTGCCTGGATAGTCCTCGTAGTTCTCGGCGGATGGGGCGGAGCAGGGATACTCACAAACCTGTGGGATCTCTCTGATACGCTCAACGGACTTATGGCCATCCCCAACCTTATCGGACTCCTTCTGCTCACGAAGGAGCTGAGACGGCTCACTGCCGATTTTGACGCAAAGATCAAATCGGGTGAACTTAGGAAGTAA
- a CDS encoding DMT family transporter, which produces MNRIKLVLVMVLWGSLGVFTRSIPLSALSLAFLRALIALPVLFAALKMKNTEKVEWRLLKPYIISGSILGFGWLTLFYGYKHTSISSTVILYNMCPVYVMIAAPLLLKEAISKIQIAVVFFSFLGLVLIVGQNLSEGYGYLGMALSAVSGMLYATIILINRSIKSRVDNQTGTFVQISAAMIVLLPFVLAEGDISTIRDLDAAAVIYTILLGVLHTGIVYTIFFSLTTQMRSVEIVLYSYLEPLFGILFSVIFIGEKLTVLQIIGGTLILGSTFIGEILKNKKKPALPSAMQTWPS; this is translated from the coding sequence ATGAACAGGATCAAATTAGTTCTTGTTATGGTCTTATGGGGCAGCTTGGGAGTTTTTACAAGATCCATTCCATTGTCTGCTCTGAGCCTGGCTTTCCTGAGGGCATTGATCGCACTGCCGGTCCTTTTTGCGGCATTGAAAATGAAAAATACTGAAAAGGTGGAATGGCGGCTGTTAAAGCCTTACATCATTTCCGGCTCGATACTTGGCTTTGGCTGGCTGACTTTATTCTATGGATATAAACATACAAGTATCTCATCAACTGTGATCCTCTATAACATGTGTCCGGTCTATGTGATGATAGCCGCCCCCCTTTTACTGAAAGAGGCCATTTCAAAGATCCAGATCGCTGTGGTTTTCTTCTCATTTCTGGGGCTGGTTTTGATCGTCGGACAAAACCTGTCGGAGGGATACGGGTACCTGGGAATGGCACTCAGTGCAGTTTCAGGAATGCTCTATGCAACAATTATCCTTATTAACCGGAGCATAAAGTCCAGGGTAGATAATCAAACCGGGACTTTCGTACAAATATCTGCGGCGATGATCGTTTTACTGCCATTTGTTCTGGCAGAAGGGGATATATCAACGATCCGGGACCTGGACGCTGCGGCGGTCATTTATACCATTCTGTTAGGCGTATTGCATACCGGTATCGTCTATACCATATTCTTCTCCCTGACCACTCAGATGAGATCTGTTGAAATAGTTCTCTACAGTTATCTGGAACCCTTATTCGGCATCTTATTCAGCGTGATCTTCATCGGAGAGAAACTGACCGTCCTTCAAATCATCGGCGGGACCCTTATTTTAGGTTCAACTTTCATTGGGGAAATACTTAAAAACAAGAAAAAACCGGCCCTGCCCTCCGCCATGCAGACATGGCCGTCATAG